In Carassius auratus strain Wakin unplaced genomic scaffold, ASM336829v1 scaf_tig00215067, whole genome shotgun sequence, a single genomic region encodes these proteins:
- the LOC113093526 gene encoding odorant receptor 131-2-like, with product MVFNDMIQLMIAVTLHILSYTVFTLNVSFCCVLLMSAIFTTLNTPLNLASMAIERYIAICNPLRHAQICSIRKTYTLIGLIWVLSAIQVLPDLFILLATKPLIFFYSSIPCIRDYVFDNPYIVDKRNVVYIIYLTFVWLTIVYTYLKIMFVAKATNSDAHKARSTIILHGIQLLMCMLTFIGPFLDRLLAEMFPQFIVDMRFSSYLVIQIMPRFISPVVYGLRDQMFCKYLKRYLLCTMFKMRRKLQNIQPSGNLPKVSNKSM from the coding sequence ATGGTGTTCAATGACATGATTCAGCTGATGATTGCAGTCACCCTCCACATTTTAAGCTACACTGTGTTTACTCTCAATGTCTCTTTCTGCTGTGTCTTATTGATGAGTGCTATATTCACAACTCTCAACACACCACTGAATCTCGCTTCTATGGCTATAGAGCGCTATATAGCCATATGCAACCCTTTACGTCATGCTCAGATCTGTTCCATACGTAAAACATACACCCTTATCGGTCTGATCTGGGTCCTGAGTGCCATTCAGGTTTTACCAGACTTGTTCATCCTGTTGGCTACAAAACCTCTAATCTTCTTCTACAGCAGCATCCCCTGCATCAGAGATTACGTGTTTGATAACCCATATATAGTAGATAAGAGAAATGTTGTGTACATCATTTACCTGACCTTTGTGTGGCTCACTATAGTGTATACTTACTTGAAGATCATGTTTGTTGCAAAGGCCACAAACTCAGATGCTCACAAAGCTCGGAGTACCATCATCCTACATGGGATCCAGCTTCTGATGTGCATGCTGACGTTTATCGGGCCCTTCCTGGACAGGCTGCTGGCAGAAATGTTTCCACAATTTATTGTAGATATGAGATTCTCAAGCTATTTAGTCATCCAGATAATGCCCAGGTTTATCAGTCCAGTTGTGTACGGCTTGAGagatcaaatgttttgcaaatactTGAAAAGATACTTACTGTGTACAATGTTCAAGATGAGGAGAAAACTCCAAAACATCCAACCCAGTGGGAATTTGCCAAAAGTTTctaataaatccatgtga